One region of Juglans regia cultivar Chandler chromosome 4, Walnut 2.0, whole genome shotgun sequence genomic DNA includes:
- the LOC108990570 gene encoding UPF0481 protein At3g47200-like — MPDEEDYPLSLLALRFFNKVMRRSDEDLKKMSKKLNDRLHLLDLVRGSFITPDLDKPPVKKKTEPVPVIYRITKLLKAGIKIELREGADNFLAVKFKNGVIEMPKITIDYFMHSFMVNCRAFEQLDNKSSKYITVYVYFLDCLVNTAKDVEYLYEQNIIDDYDGKNSEVVQFINKLGKEMDVETDQFYLYNFFVKVNRRYRDKWKVLKHRYFNSPWSLISSSAAGVLLLLTMLQTYYTIYAYYENPK; from the coding sequence ATGCCTGATGAGGAGGACTATCCTTTGTCCTTGCTTGCTTTGAGATTCTTTAACAAGGTAATGCGCAGATCCGATGAAGATCTCAAAAAGATGAGCAAGAAACTCAATGACAGATTGCACTTGCTGGACTTGGTTCGGGGAAGTTTTATCACCCCCGATCTAGATAAACCACCagtgaagaaaaaaacagaacCAGTACCGGTGATATACCGCATCACGAAGCTGCTCAAAGCAGGGATTAAGATCGAACTGCGGGAGGGGGCCGACAATTTCTTGGCTGTGAAATTCAAGAACGGAGTGATTGAGATGCCCAAAATAACCATCGACTACTTCATGCACTCTTTCATGGTGAACTGTCGGGCATTCGAGCAGTTGGACAACAAAAGCTCCAAGTACATCACAGTTTACGTCTATTTCTTGGACTGCTTAGTAAACACAGCCAAGGACGTCGAGTACCTTTACGAACAAAACATCATTGACGATTATGATGGGAAGAACAGCGAGGTCGTGCAATTCATCAACAAGTTGGGGAAGGAGATGGATGTTGAAACCGATCAGTTTTATTTATACAACTTTTTCGTAAAGGTAAACCGTCGTTATAGGGACAAGTGGAAAGTGCTCAAGCATAGGTACTTTAATTCGCCATGGTCACTCATTTCGTCATCGGCAGCCGGTGTCCTGTTATTGCTAACCATGTTGCAGACCTACTACACCATCTACGCTTATTATGAGAATCCTAAATAA